A portion of the Homalodisca vitripennis isolate AUS2020 chromosome 2, UT_GWSS_2.1, whole genome shotgun sequence genome contains these proteins:
- the LOC124355702 gene encoding uncharacterized protein LOC124355702, protein MNLEGDFLLFADDVKLFGEVASYQQLVRLQEDLMKIEEWCVLNGMDLNTTKCLVITFSKSRQTHQFNYILRNVTLRRVTEVKDLGILLTANLDFGAHISNVCRKALKTLELVNRICRQGLSASSLKTLYVALVRPIMEYSVVVWSPHQIGHCSSLDAVQRRFIRMIGIKLGYRYIEVDIQAMERCLNLPTLSSRITLIDLMFLYKILNNTIDCSEILQMIDFHVPRSARHFQLFTIDHLSTNYLYHSAIPRLMRIGNAVSANLDFFGMPLSSFKRRAATILHELD, encoded by the coding sequence ATGAATCTTGAAGGAGATTTCCTTTTGTTTGCTGACGATGTAAAACTATTCGGGGAAGTTGCATCATATCAACAACTGGTTCGTCTACAAGAGGATCTCATGAAGATTGAGGAATGGTGCGTACTCAATGGCATGGACTTAAACACTACTAAATGTCTGgtgataacattttcaaaatccagACAGACTCATCAATTTAACTATATACTTCGAAATGTCACATTAAGAAGAGTTACGGAGGTTAAAGATCTGGGCATTCTTCTGACTGCAAATCTGGATTTTGGAGCTCATATATCTAATGTATGTAGAAAAGCTCTTAAAACACTTGAGCTTGTCAATAGAATTTGTAGGCAGGGACTGTCTGCCTCTTCTCTAAAGACTCTTTATGTTGCTCTGGTCCGACCAATAATGGAGTATTCAGTTGTTGTATGGTCTCCTCATCAGATTGGACATTGTTCATCCTTGGATGCTGTGCAGAGACGATTTATTAGGATGATTGGAATCAAGCTCGGATACAGATACATAGAGGTTGACATTCAAGCAATGGAGCGTTGTCTAAATTTACCAACTCTTTCATCAAGAATAACGCTCATTGACTTGATGTTCctttacaaaattcttaataaCACCATTGATTGTTCCGAGATACTTCAAATGATTGATTTCCACGTTCCTCGGTCGGCGAGACATTTCCAGCTGTTTACCATCGATCATCTCTCGACAAACTACCTTTACCACAGCGCTATTCCAAGATTGATGAGGATTGGAAATGCAGTCTCTGCAAATCTGGATTTTTTTGGGATGCCCCTGTCATCATTTAAGAGGAGGGCAGCCACTATACTGCATGAGCTTGATTAG
- the LOC124355703 gene encoding uncharacterized protein LOC124355703, with product MFSKVRNDCKRLARANHQNYLAETDDSLRSNPKRFWSLLREVRSSTSSPISLRCEDEQAEEPQAIADLFADFFSSAYRKETVPAPVYTFGETIHLSSMHISANEVELKLKSLNISKSPGPDEIPAAALKFFSEVLAPHLFIYLNYLLAGGVFHSNLKAGYLIPIHKSDDKSLAKNYRPVVFQSSLAKVFESLVLDKLAFSFRNVITPQQHGFQKGRSTSTNLVVFMNNILNAFKNRTQLDI from the coding sequence ATGTTCAGTAAGGTTCGAAACGATTGTAAAAGATTGGCCAGAGCTAACCACCAAAATTACCTTGCCGAAACTGATGACAGTCTAAGAAGTAACCCTAAAAGGTTTTGGAGTCTCTTACGTGAAGTCAGATCATCAACTTCTAGTCCAATAAGTCTTAGGTGTGAGGATGAACAAGCTGAAGAACCTCAAGCTATAGCGGATCTTTTTGCGGACTTCTTTTCATCTGCGTATAGGAAGGAGACCGTACCAGCGCCTGTCTACACATTTGGGGAGACCATTCATCTTTCCTCTATGCACATATCTGCTAATGAAGtcgaattaaaacttaaatccttGAATATCTCGAAGAGTCCCGGTCCAGATGAAATTCCTGCTGCTGCTCTAAAGTTTTTCAGTGAAGTACTAGCGCCTCATCTGTTTATCTATTTGAACTATCTGCTTGCCGGAGGAGTCTTTCATTCAAATTTGAAAGCTGGATACCTCATACCAATACATAAGTCGGACGACAAATCATTAGCAAAGAATTATAGGCCTGTTGTTTTTCAGTCTAGTTTAGCTAAGGTGTTCGAAAGCCTGGTTCTTGATAAACTTGCCTTCAGCTTCAGGAATGTCATTACTCCGCAACAACATGGTTTCCAGAAGGGCAGATCAACATCCACTAACTTAGTTGTCTTCATGAATAACATTCTAAACGCTTTTAAAAACCGGACGCAACTGGACATTTAG